The genomic interval ACTTTGATTATCACAGCTAATGATAATAGGAGTAGAATGAGTGACGCCCATGTCTTCAAGTAACCAGCGAAGCCAAAGAAGTTTCTGAGTTGTATCAGCAAGAGCACGATACTCCACTTCTGTGCTTGAACGGGCAACGACTGTTTGCTTCTTGCTGTGCCAAGAAATAAGAGAGTTGCCAATGAAGAAGCAATAGCCAGTGGTGGATTTACGATCAGTGGGGTcacctgcccaatctgcatctaagTAGGCATGAAACTCAAGTGAAGAGTGGGCAGAGAAATGGAGACCAAGAAATAGGATCCCCTTGATGTACCTGAGAATGTGAAGTACTGCGGCATAGTGGGGTGTGTGAGGAGCACAGAGAAATTGACTGACAATATGGACGGCATAAGAGATGACCGGGTGAGTCACTGTAAGATAAACAAGACTCCCAACCAACTGGCGAAATAGGGTGGGGTCATCTAAAGGTGTACCATCCATAGGAGTGAATTTTTAGTTGAGCTCGAGAGGAGTGGTGCATGTCTTTACTATCTGTGAGTCCTGCTCGAGTAAGAAGATCTGAAGCATACTTGGCTTGAGAAAGATAATATCCTTCGGAGTTAGAAGTGATCTCAAGTCCCAAAAGTAACTGAGCTTCCCAAGATTTTTCATCTCGACATGTTGGCTAAGATGGGTCTTGAGAGCCGAAATTCTGGATGTGTCATCGCCAGTGATGATCATATCGTTAACAAAGAGGAGAAGTATAGTCCCTTGGTCTAATTTGTGGATGAAAAGGGCGGAATCATGCGGGTTGGAAGTGAATCCAAAATCTCCAACAACGGTACTAAACTTGGAAAACCAAGCTCGAGGAGCTTGCTTGAGACCATACAAAGCGCGACAAAGTTTGTAGACTTGATGTGGAAGATGATGAGAACCAAGAGGAAACATACACTTCTTCAGTGAGGTCACCGTGAAGAAAGGCATTCTTCCATCCATCTGAAATAGACCCTAACGACAAATGGCAGCAACTGCAATTAAGTTGCCGACTAAAGCGAGAAGAGCAACCGGAGCAAAAGCCTCCTCATAGTTGATCCCATACTCTTGGGTAAACCTTTTGctaccaagtgagctttgtacCGCTCAATGGACCCATCAGAGTGAGTTTTGATTTTGTAAACCCACTTGCATCCCAGAGCATGTTTGTTAGTTGGTAGGTCCACGAGATCCCAAATGTGAGTTTTTTCTAGTGCCTGCAGTCCCTTATCCATTGTTTTCTGCAAAAAAGAGGGTTGTTAGAACTAGCTTCACAATAAGACTGAGGTTCATGCTGAGTAAAAGTAGTGGACAAAACAAAGTCACGAAGATGAACAGAAGGAGTTTTTACCTGTTCACTTCATCAAGGAGGGAGATTAGAAGCTATTGGAGCGGATCCATTAGTAGAGACAAGTTGCACAGAAGTAGGCAAAGTGGATGACTTAGGTGGAGGAGGCAGATCAGGAGCCATTGGAGCAAATCCATCAGTAGAGACAAGTTGCTTAGAAGTAGGCAAGGTAGATGACTCACGTGGAGTATCTGGAGACATGTTAGGTGGATGTATTCCTGAGGAAGTTGATTCAAAGAAGAGCTTCTCTCAGGAGTATTGAGAAAAAGATCTATGGAGAGATCATTGAAGAGTTGAGAGGTGTTATCGTGCGACAGTTGAAATTTTGATATGGAGGCAAACATCTTGTGTTCCCAGAAAACAACATGACATGACACTCTGAGACGTTTGGAGTGAGGATCCCAACATTTGTAGCCTTTATGTTCAACACTGTGTCCCAAGAAACAACATAAGCGGAATCTAGGTTCCAATTTGGTACGCTCATGAGGGTGAAGGAGAACAAAACATGTACAACCAAATACCTTAAGAGTGTTATAGTCGGGAAGGCAACCATAGAGAGACGCTCAAAGGGTGATTGATTCCCAGTGATGGGACACGGCACACGGTTCTTGGTGTAAACAGTTGTAAGAGCAACTTCACCACAAAAACATTTAGGACACAAACCAGATATgagaagagcatgaacaatatTGAGAATGTCTCGGTGTTTGCGCTCAGCACGCCCATTTTGTTAAGAGGTGCCAAGACATGAACACTGAGAAAGAAAGCCATGTTGGCGAATAAAATTAAGGACTTGAGAGTCTGTGTATTCAGCCACATTGTCTGCACGAAATACTTTGATATTGCAAGAAAATTGTGTTTTGACCATGGTAGCAAAATGAAAGTATAATTGGGGTAATTCAGATTGGTTATGCATAAGAAATATCCAGGTGTAATGGGGATAATCATCAATAGAAATGACAAAATATCGAGAGCCTCCCATAGTAGCAGTGGGAGATGGGCCACAAACATCAGAGTGAATTAAGTCAAATGGTGAAGAAGAAAAAGTGTCACTTTTGTAAAATGGCAATGCTGATTGTTTTGCAAGTTGACAAGGAAGACAATCAAATTGTTCTTTATTAACAAGTCCCAAATTTCCACTAGATACTAAAGTTTGGAGGCGACCAACAGACGCATGACCAAGGCGAGAATGCCAAAAACTGATGGATGGTATGGATGATACTAGAGCTACCGTCTAAACTAATGAGGAGCAACGAGATGGAATGTGAAGATTAATGAGCTCAAAGAGTCGTCAAACCTTACAGCCTATCCCAAGAGTTTGTCTCGTATATGGATCCTGCACGCAACAACCAAAAGCGGAAAAAAATAACAGTTAGACTGAAATCACATAATTGACTGATAGATATAAGATTGAGAGTGAGTTTAGGAATATAATAAGTATCAGGAAAAGAAGTGTTTAATGTTGAAATTTTTTCGATATGGCTCACGTTCATGGGAGAACCATTAGCAGTTTGAATGGCTAGAGTACGGCTAGCAAGATGTTTGGTGGAAAATAGGGTGGAATCAAGTGTCATGTGATTACAACATGCAGAGTCAAAGAACCAAGATGAATTACCTGATGTGACTGACATAGCTTTTGAGGATGGATTACTAGAATGAGCAAGGACTCGTTGGACAATTTGCTCTATTTCAGAAGCAGAAAGCATTTCAATGGAAGTAGCGGAGGATGAACATTCAGCAGTAGTGGCGGCGAATCTGGAAGGAGTACCGCGAGACGAGTATTGTTGGGAATTCCTGTTGAGGTTTTGGAAAAAATCACGTTGAAGATGACCAGGGGCTTGTTTCCGACAAAAATGGCAAACTCAAACCGAACATTTCAAGAGAATGTGTCCCAATTTCTTGCAATAATTGCAGTAGAATTTCTTTGAAGATCCAGATGGAGGCCCTTTGTTGTTGTTTGGGTGAGGTCCCTTGGAAGTGGCGAAGACAGCATCTATAGGGGCCGCCTTGCAAGAGGCAATGCAAGTTTCCTCCGAGAGAAGTTTAGTGACAGCTTGATCCAAAGTAGGTAAGAGACTATGATGAAGGAGAGACGCACGAACATGCTCGAAGTCATTAGTGAGAGCCATTAGAAAAAGAACCAAGTGTTGTCAATCCCGATAGTTGGAAAACTTTTCAACATTAGTGGCATCTGTAAATTCTAGTTCTGAGGAAGCAAGTTGATCCCAAACATAGTGCATCTCAGATAGGAAATTATTGATGGATTGCATAGCTTGTTGTTGCATGCGGTGTAGGGTGCCCAGAAGTTAATATTGATGAGACAAATCTATGGTGGTATAACATTTCTCCAGAAAGTCCCAAAGTGATTTAGCATTTTTGAATCTCCCAAAATGGAGACTAATGGAGTGTATGGACGTGTTGCAAATCCAAGTGATGATTGGGTGGTTTTTGCTATCCCACTCCTCAAGACAGTCTATGTATTTGATGTTGGCTTCACCATCAATTTTCTTCGGTTCAATGATATCGCCAGTGACATATCGCCAAAGCTTTCTGCCCTTGAGAAAGCTGGACATAGCCTGAGCCCATACAATGTAATTGGGGCCTTCCATAATGATGGCAATGGATTTTGAAGCCTCAGTATGCTCCATAGTGTGCTAAGGTAAGGACGGTGGCCGGAGGAGGGCTGTGTTGCACGTGTTGCGAATCCAAGTGATGATCTGGTGATTTTTGCTATCCCACTTTTCAAGACAATATGTATTTGATATTGGCTTCACCATCAATTTTCTCCGATTCGATGATATTGCCAGTGACATATTGCCAAAGTTTTCTGCCCTTGAGAAAGCTAGACATAGCCTGAGCTCATACAGTGTAATTGGGGCCTTCCATAATGATGGAAATGGGTTTTGAAGCCTCAAGATGCTCCATAGCGTGCTGAGGTGACAACGGTGGCCGGAGGAGGGCTGTGGCGGCTGGAAACAGGCAGCTGTGATCAGAGGCGGTGATCAGACAGGGGCGGTCAAAGGCAGTAACCGGAGATGAGCGGTGACCAAAAACAGCCGGTCGGAGGCGATGACCGAAGACAAGTAGTGACCGGAGACGAGCGGTCGGAGGCGGTGGCGGTGGCGGTAGCTGAAGGCAGGCAGCAACTAGAGGCAACTAGACAAGTATGGAGAGGATATACAAGAAGTTTTTCTTATGTGAAGGATCAACTAATAATAGTTGCAATCACAAAGCATACTCAACTCTTGATATACCAAGGTTGCACAAAAAGTATTTCTGATGTGAAAGATCCACTTGAAGTAGCAATCACAGAGCATACTCAACTCTTGATAAGTCAAGGAGCACTAAAAAAGAAATAGTGGCTCCAATAccatatagagagagagagagagagagagagagagagagagagagagagagagagagagagagagtacaagAGAAGAGAATTGTATTGAATGGTGTGATTTATATACAAGAGGGGTATCCTATTTATAGTCTATTCTAAGGGAAAGGTTTGTTTATGAACTTGATGTGGGCAAAGTGTTATATACATTAACACATATGATCAAATAGATGCATACGGACCCACCTATCAAATGAATGCACACTAAAAATGATTCCTTTCATACATAATCTAGTTCAAATCCTGCATTGATGTGAATCAATTTTGACCATATGATCAAGCTAAGTTTATTTTAGTGTGCATTCTTTCGATAAGTGGGTGCATATGCATCTTTTTTGCACGTACATAAGTACTGACATGCACCAATTCCCTACCCAGAACCAAAAAccaacaaccaaaaaaaaaaaaaaaacacaggcAGCAATCagagaagattgaagaatatatAGCCGACTAATCAATATTGACATCTAGATATAGAGAAATAGCATACCTGTGTCAATGTTTGTTTGAGCAACCTTTTTAGAAACCTAGATTTGAGGTATCCCCCTCGTCGGCCTTATCAATGGCTTCTTGTATCATATTTAGTAGATCTCCATATGTCACACCGGGATTTTCTTTACATGTTTTAATAAAACTACTTGTTAGGGCACCAGTAATGGAATTTTTTGAGAAAGCCTGCATATGTTAAGAAGAGGGTAATACATCATAGAATGTTATTTAATGGCGTATAAACATAAACGATTCTGGTTAATGAAAGCAGCATATATCCAAAATTAGAGTTGAAACAATGAGGTATGATTGCAATGTGAAGCATGGCTACAGAATTACACAATACAGAGACATGGGAAATCTTAAAAATATAAGccaaaaatctgaaaatagaagTCATATTACAATGTTTCATTGTGTCAAAGGCACGGTGAAAAAGACTTTTAGATGTCTAAGACTGTAATGCATTAGAGAAGAACACACACGTCTATTCTGTGACATATTTTTAAAGCATTAGATGAATTTTTTATGGAACGACATAGATACAATTCCCACATAGAAGCTCTTGTACTACAAAATGGCTTGGTCAGTTCAAGgtcaaaaaaattttcattgCCGATTATTCTTTGAACTATTATGTGTCCAAGTTTTTTCTTTGACACATGCATGACACTACCTTACAGAAACTCTTCTACAACACAAAGTCTAAGTTGGTTCAAGGTCAAAAAACAATTGTTACCCATCCTTGAACGATTCAAGGAGGCCAAAACCTAAAATTTCCCACCACTACAGCttcttttgtttaaaaataataataatggaaaaGGTATTATGTTGCTCAAAATCAGATAAACATTCAAAAATCCTATAACAAAGGTTTGGGAATTTATTCAACTCAAATTAATAAATGTTAGTGGATCTTTATGGATGCTAAAAAACTCTTTAAACCACTATTTTATATTAGTACATATGGATTCGTAACGGTCAAAAGagggagtggtatgaaaagaagATGCAACAGTAGAATGCTTTCTTATTCTCTATCATGTTCCACGCCGTCTCTTGCCTTCATCCTTggcttgtattgtatataatttaaAGGGATATATAGCTGTATCTTAATTCTTTACCATGATATTCAGCAagattaatattttttctttaattaaatAGTAATTTTGCAGCAGCAGAGGAAATAAAAGATGTAGGAGAATAAACTCAAGGATGTCAGACACGTTGCATTTCTTACAGTGGTCTCTGCAGCTGTTTGATCATCTCTACAGACACGGAAACAAATGGCTAGTCCACCATTTGTACTTTTATTAATAGGACATAATGGATGCCTATTATTGTCCCACTCTTTCCTGTTGAAATCAACAAAAAGGCAAATATGCTTTagttatgaaataaaaataatgtaaatCTGTACTGAGGCATTTGGCAAtaatagaaattaaattagttgatACCATTTACAGTTAAAAGCCCTATGGGGCAACATTTAGAATTAAACATACTGACCATCAATTTTTTCACATCTATACAAAATTTTCAACTATGATATGACATTAATATAACACAATATTAATTTTAGGCTAATAAAGCACAACTCTGTTTCATCTATTTACAAGCTTACAGGAGTGTAGAAAACAACAGATCGATAATTGATGAACCtactgtgtttttttttttttcctttttattgggCAGCAAGGAAAATAAGATGCTCTGGATTTATAATAACTTACTTCTCTTTGTTGTAAATGTAGTCAAGATCAAGAGCAGCTCCACTACGACAAGCATCGATAATCGCATGCAGTGTGACATCCTTTACAAGAGGCCGAACAATGGTATCATTTATATAATTATCTAAGATCATTCCTTGAGCCTTAATATCAGAAGGACAAAGAGTTTCATCAAAACCGTCAAGCTCATCATAATTAAAATCAGTTTGCCTCAGCCCGTGTCCAGTCAAGTAGAACACCAACGAATCTCCAGGCTTGCAGTCCTCCACAACCCTGAAGAAattattaatttgtatattttccACTTGATAATACATTGCTATACATGACTTTTTATACATAGTCAATGATGGATGTGGGAGCTATACATAGTGAATTCAGAGTAATCTCAGCCAAGATTCAAGGAGATAATGGAGGCTTGACCGGTGGAGTGATTCACGGCTTGATTGGAGGAGCAATGGTAGGTGTTGACTTATCAAAGCCAACGCAAAGACCTTTCCATGTTTGCTTTTTGTCTTGGTCCATCTCTTCTGgaatttgttttgattttggcGCCAAGTACCAATTAATGCATCAATAAAATCAAGTCATTTCCTTAAGGTTTGATTTACAAAGTATTCCTCCTTCAAATAGTTCTAGCTAtttaaacaaataat from Malania oleifera isolate guangnan ecotype guangnan chromosome 9, ASM2987363v1, whole genome shotgun sequence carries:
- the LOC131164774 gene encoding metacaspase-1-like produces the protein MYKKSCIAMYYQVENIQINNFFRVVEDCKPGDSLVFYLTGHGLRQTDFNYDELDGFDETLCPSDIKAQGMILDNYINDTIVRPLVKDVTLHAIIDACRSGAALDLDYIYNKEKKEWDNNRHPLCPINKSTNGGLAICFRVCRDDQTAAETTAFSKNSITGALTSSFIKTCKENPGVTYGDLLNMIQEAIDKADEGDTSNLGF